From one Arcobacter sp. CECT 8986 genomic stretch:
- the recA gene encoding recombinase RecA has protein sequence MDENQRKSLDLAIKQIDKAFGKGTLIRLGDKEVIPTEAISTGSLGLDLALGVGGLPKGRVIEIYGPESSGKTTLTLHAIAECQKAGGVCAFIDAEHALDTIYARNLGVDIDNLLVSQPDYGEQALEILETVVRSGAVNLVVVDSVAALTPKVEIDGDMDDQQVGVQARLMSKALRKITSIMNKMGTTVIFINQIRMKIGMTGYGSPETTTGGNALKFYSSVRLDIRRIATLKQAEESIGNRVKVKVVKNKVAPPFKQAEFDVMFGEGISKMGELIDYGVKLDIVDKAGAWFSYGDSKIGQGKENSKQFLKDNPEIANEIEGKILQAMGIDDEIIKGEVEESEED, from the coding sequence ATGGATGAGAATCAAAGAAAATCACTTGATTTAGCAATAAAACAAATTGATAAAGCCTTTGGAAAAGGGACTCTTATCAGACTTGGAGATAAAGAAGTTATTCCAACAGAAGCAATTTCAACAGGTTCTTTAGGACTTGATTTAGCTTTAGGTGTTGGTGGACTTCCTAAAGGTAGAGTGATTGAGATTTACGGACCTGAAAGTTCTGGTAAAACAACTCTAACTCTTCATGCTATTGCAGAATGCCAAAAAGCTGGTGGAGTTTGTGCGTTTATTGATGCAGAACACGCTTTAGATACTATCTATGCTAGAAATTTAGGTGTTGATATTGATAATTTACTTGTTTCTCAACCAGATTATGGTGAACAAGCTCTTGAAATTCTTGAAACTGTAGTTAGAAGTGGTGCAGTTAATTTAGTTGTAGTTGACTCAGTTGCAGCACTTACTCCAAAAGTTGAGATTGATGGAGATATGGATGACCAACAAGTTGGTGTTCAAGCAAGACTTATGAGTAAAGCTCTTAGAAAAATCACAAGTATTATGAATAAAATGGGTACTACTGTAATTTTCATTAACCAAATTAGAATGAAAATTGGTATGACAGGATATGGAAGCCCAGAAACAACAACTGGTGGAAATGCACTTAAATTCTACTCATCTGTAAGACTTGATATTAGAAGAATAGCAACATTAAAACAAGCAGAAGAGAGTATTGGAAATAGAGTTAAAGTAAAAGTAGTTAAAAATAAAGTTGCGCCTCCATTTAAACAAGCAGAGTTTGATGTAATGTTTGGAGAAGGTATCTCTAAAATGGGAGAACTTATTGACTATGGTGTAAAACTTGATATTGTTGATAAAGCTGGAGCATGGTTTAGCTATGGTGATTCAAAAATAGGTCAAGGAAAAGAGAACTCTAAACAATTCTTAAAAGACAACCCAGAAATTGCAAATGAAATTGAAGGAAAAATTCTTCAAGCAATGGGAATAGATGATGAAATCATCAAAGGAGAAGTTGAAGAATCTGAAGAAGATTAA
- a CDS encoding nucleotidyltransferase family protein produces the protein MKKALLLAAGLGTRLRPITNNVPKCLVTINNKPLLQYWLENLTDAGVEEFIINTHYFNKQVEDFVENSKYKDKVTLVYEKELLNTAGTLLNNKKYLDDVDSFLLIHADNLCFCNFKDFFMAHEIKKDFCDITMMLFETDTPQSCGIVELDENNIVVKFHEKVKNPPSNLANGAVYICNKSILNFLEKNKKDNFDFSLDVIPNYLGKINTYLNNFYHKDIGTIETYEQAQIDIKNITICNKNI, from the coding sequence ATGAAAAAAGCACTACTACTTGCAGCAGGATTAGGAACAAGACTAAGACCAATTACTAATAATGTTCCAAAATGTTTAGTTACTATAAATAATAAACCTCTACTTCAATATTGGCTTGAAAATTTAACAGATGCTGGAGTTGAAGAGTTTATAATTAATACTCACTATTTTAATAAACAAGTTGAAGATTTTGTAGAAAATTCAAAATATAAAGACAAGGTTACTTTAGTTTATGAAAAAGAACTTTTAAATACAGCAGGAACACTACTTAATAATAAAAAATATCTTGATGATGTAGATTCATTTTTACTTATTCATGCAGATAATTTATGTTTTTGCAATTTTAAAGATTTTTTTATGGCACATGAAATAAAAAAGGATTTTTGTGATATTACAATGATGCTTTTTGAAACTGACACACCTCAATCTTGTGGTATTGTGGAACTTGACGAAAATAATATTGTCGTAAAATTTCATGAAAAAGTGAAAAATCCTCCATCAAATTTAGCAAATGGAGCAGTATATATTTGTAATAAATCAATTTTGAATTTTCTAGAAAAAAATAAAAAAGATAATTTTGATTTTTCATTAGATGTTATACCAAACTATTTAGGAAAGATTAATACTTATTTAAATAATTTTTATCATAAAGATATTGGTACTATTGAAACATATGAACAAGCACAAATTGATATAAAAAATATTACAATTTGCAATAAAAATATATAA
- a CDS encoding PfkB family carbohydrate kinase, which produces MKKRKAFVYGNFNILHPGHLRLLKFAKESSDYLIVGVNSDSIDKRANLLNEQIRLESIKATSYVDEAFLLSENVLEYIKREKPEIIVKGKEHENMQNPEIEILKSYGGKLLFTSGEIGFSSLNLLQKDFEINNSFITHASEYINRHKIKAETLRNHVNNFSNLNVLVIGDTIIDEYITCDPIGMSQEDPTIVVTPLSNKKFIGGAAIVASHAKTLGANVSYVSVLGDDENFKFTKSYLKELNINTFIYKDNTRPTTLKQRFRAQNKTLLRVNHLKQHNISKDLESKIIKKIEQSFKHCDLIIFSDFSYGVLTKPLIDKISQFALKNSIATVADSQSSSQVGDISKFKNMDIVTPTEREIRLSLNDFESGLVILSKELRKKSNPKYIFTTLGSEGIMIYNSLKDELLTDNIVALNQNAKDVSGAGDSLITCASMAKTVGASIWESAYLGSLAAAIQVSRVGNIPIKKDEVLKELTF; this is translated from the coding sequence ATGAAAAAAAGAAAAGCTTTTGTATACGGTAACTTTAATATTCTACACCCAGGTCATTTAAGACTTCTTAAATTTGCAAAAGAGAGTTCTGATTACCTTATAGTTGGTGTAAATAGTGATTCAATTGATAAAAGAGCAAATCTTTTAAATGAACAAATTAGATTAGAATCAATAAAAGCAACAAGTTATGTTGATGAAGCTTTTTTATTATCTGAAAATGTTTTAGAGTATATAAAAAGAGAAAAACCTGAGATTATTGTAAAAGGGAAAGAGCATGAAAATATGCAAAATCCTGAAATAGAAATTCTAAAAAGTTATGGAGGGAAACTTCTTTTTACATCAGGAGAAATAGGATTTTCTTCTTTAAATCTACTACAAAAAGATTTTGAGATAAATAATTCATTTATAACACATGCATCTGAATATATTAATAGACATAAAATAAAAGCAGAAACTCTAAGAAATCATGTAAACAATTTTTCTAATCTAAATGTTTTAGTAATTGGAGATACGATAATTGATGAATATATTACTTGCGATCCTATAGGTATGAGCCAAGAAGATCCTACAATAGTTGTAACACCATTATCAAATAAAAAATTTATTGGTGGAGCTGCAATTGTTGCAAGTCATGCTAAAACATTAGGTGCAAATGTATCTTATGTTTCTGTTTTAGGAGATGATGAAAATTTTAAATTTACTAAATCCTACTTGAAAGAATTAAATATTAATACTTTTATTTATAAAGACAATACAAGACCTACTACTTTAAAGCAAAGATTTAGAGCACAAAATAAAACATTACTAAGAGTTAATCACCTAAAACAACATAATATCTCAAAAGATTTAGAATCTAAAATAATAAAAAAAATAGAACAAAGTTTCAAACATTGTGATTTGATAATTTTTTCTGATTTTTCATATGGAGTATTAACTAAACCTTTGATTGATAAAATCTCACAATTTGCTTTAAAAAATTCTATTGCAACTGTTGCAGATTCTCAAAGTTCTTCTCAAGTGGGAGACATATCAAAATTTAAAAATATGGATATTGTAACTCCAACAGAAAGAGAGATAAGATTATCTTTAAATGATTTTGAATCTGGATTAGTTATATTATCAAAAGAGCTTAGAAAAAAATCAAACCCTAAATATATTTTTACTACATTAGGAAGTGAAGGAATTATGATTTATAATTCTTTAAAAGATGAACTTCTTACTGATAATATTGTAGCGTTAAATCAAAATGCTAAAGATGTAAGTGGAGCAGGAGATTCATTAATTACTTGTGCTTCAATGGCAAAAACAGTTGGTGCTTCAATTTGGGAAAGTGCTTATCTTGGTTCTTTAGCAGCAGCAATTCAAGTTAGTAGAGTAGGAAATATTCCTATAAAAAAAGATGAAGTATTAAAGGAGTTAACTTTTTAA
- a CDS encoding radical SAM protein: MKTKKENKYILDATKIYWHQDRIKQWEKGERIAPITIDMALTRACNYGCHFCYARLQENDRFDIKKEHIDAFLEDCSEMGVKAISLVSDGESTLSPLYEHTIIKGSKLGISMAAATHGYNTRYEALERILPHLTYLRVNISAGEPKRYAEIMGVKESHFHQVIQNIKDMVEIKKKNNLDVTIGMQMVLMPEDADQVIPLAKIGKEIRPDYLVVKHTSDSEDGKLGVDYSKYSELTHILEEAESYSDEEYQVSVKWSKINAEGKRSYQRCYGPPFQIQISGSGLIAPCGMLFNERYSRFHMGNITQQRFKDIVNSDKYWEIMNHLASPNFDAQTMCGSLCLQHKVNEFLDGYKKGEIKLEKPSGTPPNHLNFI; this comes from the coding sequence ATGAAAACAAAAAAAGAAAATAAATATATCTTAGATGCTACAAAAATATATTGGCATCAAGATAGAATTAAACAATGGGAAAAGGGAGAAAGAATTGCTCCTATTACGATAGATATGGCATTAACTAGAGCATGTAATTATGGTTGCCATTTTTGTTATGCAAGACTTCAAGAGAATGATAGATTTGACATCAAAAAAGAGCACATTGATGCTTTTTTAGAGGATTGTTCAGAGATGGGAGTAAAAGCAATATCTTTAGTTAGTGATGGTGAAAGTACTTTATCTCCTTTATACGAGCATACAATAATAAAAGGTTCTAAGCTTGGAATATCAATGGCAGCAGCAACACATGGATATAATACAAGATACGAAGCATTGGAAAGAATTCTTCCTCACTTAACATATTTAAGAGTTAATATATCTGCAGGAGAACCAAAAAGATATGCAGAAATTATGGGAGTTAAAGAGAGCCATTTTCATCAAGTTATACAGAATATAAAAGATATGGTTGAAATAAAAAAGAAAAATAATCTTGATGTTACTATTGGTATGCAAATGGTATTAATGCCAGAAGATGCAGATCAAGTTATTCCTCTTGCTAAAATTGGTAAGGAAATTCGTCCTGATTACCTAGTTGTAAAACATACAAGTGATAGTGAAGATGGAAAACTGGGAGTTGATTATTCGAAATATTCTGAACTTACTCATATTTTAGAAGAAGCTGAATCATATAGTGATGAAGAATATCAAGTTTCAGTAAAATGGTCTAAAATAAATGCTGAAGGAAAAAGAAGTTACCAAAGATGTTATGGTCCTCCATTTCAAATACAAATTTCTGGGTCAGGATTGATTGCACCTTGTGGTATGCTTTTCAATGAAAGATATAGTAGATTTCATATGGGAAATATTACACAACAACGATTTAAAGATATTGTTAATAGTGACAAATATTGGGAAATAATGAATCACTTAGCTTCACCTAATTTTGATGCGCAAACAATGTGTGGGTCATTATGTTTACAACATAAAGTAAATGAGTTTTTAGACGGATATAAAAAAGGTGAAATTAAACTTGAAAAACCATCAGGAACTCCACCTAATCATTTAAATTTTATATAA
- a CDS encoding transketolase — MNELASKQDVMKEIYKYFKKDEKMALLAGDMGFAVLDDYFDNHKNRAFNIGICEQATISMSAGMFLAGLKPIVYSQVPFLVMRAYEQIRYDLNEHSMNVKLIGVGANNYFEKLGRSHCMDDDDIDMMKIFKNFLILSPTKDNLPKSIKEMFEYKGPVYVRCK, encoded by the coding sequence ATGAATGAATTAGCTTCAAAACAAGATGTAATGAAAGAGATATATAAATATTTCAAAAAAGATGAGAAAATGGCTCTTCTTGCTGGAGATATGGGATTTGCAGTCTTAGATGATTATTTTGATAATCATAAAAATAGAGCTTTTAACATAGGAATTTGTGAACAAGCTACAATAAGTATGAGTGCAGGTATGTTTCTAGCAGGTTTAAAACCTATAGTCTATTCACAAGTTCCTTTTTTAGTTATGAGAGCTTATGAACAAATAAGATATGATTTAAATGAACATTCAATGAATGTAAAATTAATAGGAGTAGGAGCAAATAATTACTTTGAAAAATTAGGAAGAAGCCATTGTATGGATGATGATGATATCGATATGATGAAAATATTTAAAAATTTTCTAATTTTATCTCCAACAAAAGATAATTTACCTAAAAGTATAAAAGAGATGTTTGAGTATAAAGGACCTGTGTATGTTAGATGTAAATAA
- a CDS encoding transketolase encodes MDLSNTNIRNRTIEFSCKSKAGHLAPSLSCVEILSVLFENFFKYNLKDAKDNNRDRLIFSKGHGAYAYYIILNELGFLPDDELENFYNGSSIKGCLTQNLDYMIEASTGSLGHGLPIAVGMAQAFKMQKMDNKVVCIVGDGEMQEGSNFEALNIASKYKLDNLLVIIDANNLQAMSKVSDVGLSNLQLSNILSAYPCNFSKINGHNIEELKNSYNNFFNKTNNNFSIIFCDTIKGKGLDFMENSIKHHFRCPTEDGFIWKDRK; translated from the coding sequence ATGGACTTATCAAATACAAATATAAGAAATAGAACTATTGAATTTTCATGTAAAAGTAAAGCAGGACACTTAGCTCCTTCTTTATCTTGTGTTGAAATATTATCTGTTCTTTTTGAAAATTTTTTTAAATATAATTTAAAAGATGCCAAAGACAATAATAGAGATAGATTAATTTTTAGTAAAGGGCATGGAGCTTACGCTTACTATATTATTTTAAATGAATTAGGATTTTTACCTGATGATGAACTAGAAAACTTTTATAATGGTTCTTCTATAAAAGGTTGTCTAACTCAAAATTTAGATTATATGATTGAAGCTTCTACGGGTTCTTTAGGGCATGGATTACCTATTGCTGTGGGTATGGCACAAGCTTTTAAAATGCAAAAAATGGATAATAAAGTTGTTTGTATTGTAGGTGATGGAGAGATGCAAGAAGGTAGTAATTTTGAAGCTTTAAATATTGCTTCTAAATATAAACTTGATAATTTATTAGTAATAATTGATGCAAATAATCTTCAAGCAATGAGTAAAGTAAGTGATGTAGGATTAAGTAATCTACAACTAAGTAATATTCTTAGTGCCTATCCTTGCAATTTTTCAAAAATTAATGGACACAATATAGAAGAACTTAAAAATTCTTATAATAACTTTTTTAATAAAACAAATAATAACTTTTCAATAATATTCTGTGATACAATAAAAGGTAAAGGATTAGATTTTATGGAAAACTCTATAAAACATCACTTTAGATGTCCCACAGAAGATGGTTTTATATGGAAAGATAGAAAATGA
- a CDS encoding SDR family oxidoreductase: MKAVVTGGAGFIGSHMVDLLINENFEVTIIDNLSNGRLENINHHKNKIKFVQADIGDYDNNLEKYFEDVDYVFHFAALADIVPSINNPLKYHKANVDGTINILQAAKSSKNLKKFVYAASSSCYGIPDTYPTAETTAIAPEYPYAHTKRVGEEYALHWGQIYNMPIVSMRFFNVYGPRHRTSGTYGAVFGVFLAQLLNNKPLTIVGDGEQTRDFTFVTDVVNACFTAAKSKYTNEIFNVGSDNTYSINYLVELLGGEKTYIPKRPGEPDCTYADISKIKEYLNWKPKVSFEEGVKIMLENIEQWREAPIWDKSSINEATKDWFKYLGK; the protein is encoded by the coding sequence ATGAAAGCAGTAGTTACAGGAGGAGCAGGTTTTATTGGTTCTCATATGGTTGATTTATTAATAAATGAAAATTTTGAAGTAACTATTATAGACAATTTATCAAATGGTAGATTAGAAAACATCAATCATCACAAAAATAAAATCAAATTTGTTCAAGCAGATATTGGAGATTATGATAATAATTTAGAAAAATATTTTGAAGATGTAGACTATGTATTTCATTTTGCAGCACTTGCTGATATTGTCCCTTCTATAAATAATCCTTTAAAATATCATAAAGCCAATGTAGATGGAACTATAAATATTTTACAAGCAGCAAAAAGTTCAAAAAATCTTAAAAAATTTGTTTATGCAGCCTCTAGTTCTTGCTATGGGATACCTGATACATATCCTACAGCAGAAACAACTGCAATCGCACCTGAATATCCTTATGCTCACACAAAAAGAGTAGGAGAAGAGTATGCACTTCATTGGGGGCAAATTTATAATATGCCAATAGTTTCAATGAGATTTTTCAATGTTTATGGTCCTAGACATAGAACAAGTGGAACATATGGTGCAGTTTTTGGAGTGTTTTTAGCTCAACTTTTAAATAATAAACCATTAACAATTGTAGGAGATGGTGAGCAAACTAGAGATTTTACTTTTGTTACAGATGTTGTTAATGCATGTTTTACTGCTGCAAAATCTAAATACACAAATGAAATTTTTAATGTAGGAAGTGACAATACTTATAGTATAAATTATTTAGTTGAATTACTAGGTGGAGAAAAAACTTATATACCAAAACGTCCAGGAGAACCTGACTGTACTTATGCAGATATTAGTAAAATAAAAGAGTATCTAAACTGGAAACCAAAAGTTAGTTTTGAAGAAGGTGTAAAAATAATGCTTGAAAATATAGAACAATGGAGAGAAGCTCCAATCTGGGACAAAAGTTCTATAAATGAAGCAACAAAAGACTGGTTTAAATATTTAGGGAAATAA
- a CDS encoding radical SAM protein → MSDNYSIDSHKLMLHPIRVAKWVTSKYWEEKKSIYPLYVEISPYGGCNHRCTFCGVDYMGYQKNSIPFDTLKDTITNMAKNGVKSIMFAGEGEPLLYKDLDLIVEHSSSVGVDTSLTTNFVPLNKKAIEKCIENCSWIKVSLNAGTAKTYSEIHRTNQKDFDKVISNLEYAIEYRKKYNLKCTIGVQIILLPENKDEAIILAEICKKIGIDYLVIKPYSQHLYSNTTKYENIDYTKMLHLKDNLEKISDEKFNVIFRINTMNKYIEKKQPYSKCYSTPYFWGYISTNGDVFGCSAHLSNDKFCYGNIKEKSFQDIWESKKREESINFIENELDIKDCRVNCRMDEVNRYLWRLKNPNAHDNFI, encoded by the coding sequence ATGTCAGATAATTATTCTATTGATTCCCATAAATTAATGTTACATCCCATAAGAGTTGCAAAATGGGTTACCTCAAAATATTGGGAAGAAAAAAAATCAATTTATCCATTATATGTTGAAATATCGCCATATGGTGGATGTAATCACAGATGTACATTTTGTGGCGTTGATTATATGGGTTATCAAAAAAACTCGATACCATTTGATACTTTAAAAGATACTATTACAAATATGGCAAAAAATGGTGTGAAAAGTATAATGTTTGCAGGAGAAGGAGAACCTTTACTTTATAAAGATTTAGATTTAATAGTAGAGCACTCTTCTTCTGTTGGTGTTGATACATCTTTAACTACAAATTTTGTACCTTTAAATAAAAAAGCTATAGAAAAGTGTATAGAAAATTGTTCATGGATTAAAGTTAGTTTGAATGCAGGAACTGCAAAAACATATTCAGAAATTCACAGAACTAATCAAAAAGATTTTGATAAAGTAATTTCTAATTTAGAGTATGCAATAGAATATAGAAAAAAATACAATTTAAAATGTACTATAGGTGTACAGATAATTCTTCTTCCTGAAAATAAAGATGAAGCAATAATTCTTGCAGAAATATGTAAAAAAATTGGGATAGATTATCTTGTAATAAAACCATATTCTCAACATTTATATAGTAATACAACAAAATATGAAAATATTGATTATACTAAAATGTTACATTTAAAAGATAATTTAGAAAAAATTTCTGATGAAAAGTTCAATGTAATATTTAGAATAAATACTATGAATAAATATATTGAGAAAAAACAACCCTATTCTAAATGCTATTCTACTCCTTACTTTTGGGGTTATATCTCTACAAATGGAGATGTATTTGGATGCAGTGCTCATTTAAGTAATGACAAATTTTGTTATGGAAATATTAAAGAAAAAAGTTTTCAAGATATATGGGAAAGTAAAAAAAGAGAAGAAAGTATTAACTTTATAGAAAATGAACTAGATATAAAAGATTGTAGAGTAAATTGTAGAATGGATGAAGTCAACAGATATTTATGGAGATTAAAAAATCCAAATGCACATGATAATTTTATTTAA
- the cysC gene encoding adenylyl-sulfate kinase: MKKNIFSETIKISKEQRSKLKKQKSFVLWFTGLSGSGKSTISNALDEYLYNMGLHTYVLDGDNVRLGINNDLSFDENSRNENIRRISEIAKLFVDAGIITIVSAITPLIKNRDEAKEKVSKNEFIEIFVNTPLAICEQRDKKGLYKKAKNGEIKNFTGISSTYEKPLNPDIELKGYDCSIEENVKTIISFLKNKNYLK; encoded by the coding sequence ATAAAAAAAAATATTTTTTCTGAAACAATAAAAATATCAAAAGAGCAAAGATCTAAATTAAAAAAGCAAAAATCTTTTGTCCTTTGGTTTACAGGATTAAGTGGAAGTGGAAAATCTACAATATCAAATGCTCTTGATGAATATTTATATAATATGGGATTACACACCTATGTTTTAGATGGAGATAATGTTAGATTAGGTATAAACAATGATCTTAGTTTTGATGAAAATTCAAGAAATGAGAATATAAGAAGAATTTCAGAAATTGCAAAACTATTTGTTGATGCAGGAATAATTACAATAGTATCTGCTATTACACCTTTAATAAAAAATAGAGATGAAGCAAAAGAAAAAGTTAGTAAAAATGAATTTATTGAAATTTTTGTAAATACACCTTTAGCAATTTGTGAACAAAGAGATAAAAAAGGTTTATATAAAAAAGCAAAAAATGGTGAAATTAAAAATTTTACAGGCATTAGTTCTACTTATGAAAAACCCTTAAACCCTGATATAGAATTAAAGGGATATGATTGTTCAATAGAAGAAAATGTTAAAACTATTATAAGTTTTTTAAAAAATAAAAATTATTTAAAATGA
- a CDS encoding sulfotransferase domain-containing protein produces the protein MNNIALISGIKTGTWLTRRILSLMTKMDFFEPEIIPGENKYFNAEQLKFKENTFYSWHIIPTNEVVNKLNENNTKTIFVIRNIYDLVISIYYHFYNNIDSDIGRGNNKDKFLKQFTFDEGISLIITGFDENNLRWNGMSEIIINCNEILKASKNCESIVLNYEDLVQNKKENIEKISNFLNINLSNKELSDIEEKSSFNAMKEKAKKEEVGSSHFREGNKSKNRTLLKEFHKVQIRQIIKKSAPDLYDNAKELGFEDILYYE, from the coding sequence ATGAATAATATAGCTTTAATTAGTGGAATAAAAACGGGAACATGGTTAACAAGAAGAATCTTATCTTTAATGACAAAAATGGACTTTTTTGAACCTGAAATAATTCCTGGAGAAAATAAATATTTTAATGCAGAACAATTAAAATTCAAAGAAAACACTTTTTATAGTTGGCATATTATACCAACAAATGAAGTAGTTAATAAATTAAATGAAAACAATACTAAAACAATATTTGTAATTAGAAATATATATGATTTAGTTATATCTATTTATTATCATTTTTATAACAATATAGATTCTGATATAGGAAGAGGGAATAATAAAGATAAATTTTTAAAACAATTTACTTTTGATGAAGGAATTTCATTAATAATAACAGGCTTCGATGAAAATAACTTAAGATGGAATGGAATGTCTGAAATAATTATAAATTGTAATGAAATATTAAAAGCTTCTAAAAATTGTGAAAGTATTGTATTAAATTATGAAGATTTGGTTCAAAACAAGAAAGAAAATATAGAAAAAATATCCAATTTCTTAAATATTAATTTATCAAATAAAGAACTTAGTGATATAGAAGAAAAAAGTAGTTTTAATGCTATGAAAGAAAAAGCTAAAAAAGAAGAAGTGGGTTCTTCTCATTTTAGAGAAGGTAATAAAAGTAAAAATAGAACATTATTAAAAGAGTTTCATAAAGTACAAATAAGACAAATAATAAAAAAGAGTGCTCCCGATTTATATGATAATGCAAAAGAATTGGGTTTCGAAGATATACTATATTATGAATAA
- a CDS encoding glycosyltransferase family protein: MKKVLLYLASNSTFYTNLYKQIKNGFEEAGLEVIGGYSLLEEKELLQKIDDIKPYFVFEMNRCKNEIKKFPKDVIHICWLVDFWGRKHKDIEGSDILYCWTKSWVRPFLENSSNKNVLFLPPATSKEIYYPLKNQEKANDFLFLGHIPNPWNKNELEREIGYIHNKKIQFKDILPILESYIMNKNINVSCHDFLKQKNVLLNEEIDKTLEYDITSRTFRQVRRKNFIYAFCKNKSFNTSIFGTQNWNNYEEFKTFYRGFLDSPKRINEELSKSNILLHDGNYPHFRTFDAMAAKCCVAACEVPNSFGQVWESIGFEENIHFIKVNFFSNNIDFNKFKNKNLIIDIKENAYKKVLKEHLWVHRVQTILNDIKELK, from the coding sequence ATGAAAAAAGTTTTACTTTATTTAGCAAGTAATTCTACTTTTTATACAAATCTATATAAACAAATTAAAAATGGTTTTGAGGAAGCTGGTTTAGAAGTTATTGGTGGATACTCATTATTAGAAGAAAAAGAGTTATTACAAAAAATAGATGACATAAAACCATATTTTGTTTTTGAAATGAACAGATGTAAAAATGAAATAAAAAAATTTCCAAAAGATGTTATACATATTTGCTGGTTAGTTGATTTTTGGGGTAGAAAACATAAAGATATAGAAGGCAGTGATATTTTATATTGTTGGACAAAAAGCTGGGTAAGACCTTTTTTAGAAAATAGTTCTAATAAAAATGTTTTATTTTTACCTCCTGCCACATCAAAAGAAATTTATTATCCTTTAAAAAATCAAGAAAAAGCTAATGATTTTTTATTTTTAGGACACATTCCTAATCCTTGGAATAAAAATGAACTTGAAAGAGAAATTGGTTACATTCATAATAAAAAGATACAATTCAAAGATATTCTACCAATTCTTGAATCTTATATAATGAATAAGAATATTAATGTTAGTTGTCATGATTTTTTAAAACAAAAAAATGTTTTACTGAATGAAGAAATAGATAAAACGTTGGAATATGATATAACTTCACGAACTTTTAGACAAGTAAGAAGAAAAAATTTTATTTATGCTTTTTGTAAAAATAAATCTTTTAATACGTCTATTTTTGGTACACAAAATTGGAATAATTATGAAGAGTTTAAAACTTTTTATAGAGGATTTTTAGATTCTCCAAAAAGAATTAATGAAGAATTATCAAAAAGTAATATATTATTACATGATGGCAATTATCCACATTTTAGAACTTTTGATGCAATGGCTGCAAAATGTTGTGTAGCAGCGTGTGAAGTTCCAAATAGTTTTGGTCAAGTTTGGGAAAGTATTGGATTTGAAGAAAATATTCATTTTATTAAAGTAAACTTTTTTTCTAATAATATAGACTTTAACAAATTTAAAAATAAAAACTTAATTATTGATATAAAAGAGAATGCATATAAAAAAGTTTTAAAAGAACATTTATGGGTACATAGAGTTCAAACAATATTAAATGATATAAAGGAGTTAAAATAA